The Anguilla anguilla isolate fAngAng1 chromosome 2, fAngAng1.pri, whole genome shotgun sequence genome contains the following window.
ggtattaaaaacaaaaaacaaattttaaacgATTTCaactttttacaacaataatctagGGACTTGAAATGGACTGGGCATGAAGAGGGCATTACCATGTTGTACCATGTCAAAGCAGTTGCAGGtatctcaaaaaacaaggaaattacaggcatttgaaattttggtgggaagctaatgctaatataatgcaaatttcaagtgcttataactttttaaaacaataatctaGGGACTTGAAATGGACTGGGCATGAAGAGGGAGTTACCATGTTGTACCATGTTGAAGCAGTTgcagatatctcaaaaaacaaagaaattacaGGTATTTGAAATTTTGGtgggaagctaatgctaatataatgcTTTAAAACTCATCTTCCCATGAACAGTTTACCTGATTCTGTCACCATCGcacatgtgtactcttgggTATTCTCTCCATCAAGGGTGATTAAAAAAAGTCGTTTCGTTAaaaattgtgtgatttgtggcatgacaaagttagcactttatgctaatgcacattcatatttcgaagtaatgtttctcatgaaccgGAAGTCGGATCGTCTCACGCACGGGTAtgtagattgtccaaaatcctgaaatctatGTCGCTTGGACTCTTTTCTCCTTTGCCTTGTATTTACCCGGATTGAACATGTTCGTAGGGCCctgcattgctgcttgcagctatatttaccTATCTTTATTGTGAAGACTTGTATATAGGCCACGTCaataaaacctaaataaaaagctaaaatttgcaataaataaacagaaatacgTTGTGAAAAATAACCGAAAAATTGTAATTACTATGACATTTTAAGACAAGACATAACAGTTATAGTTCATAACAAGCGTGCAAAGGCTGCCTGAAGAAGTTGGTAAGagtatttccattattttttcacattatatatatatatatatatatatatatatgttttttttaaccgcaTTAAAAGTGGTAGAATGACAgacttaattcattttttgaatcACCATCCCATACACTGTTCATGTGAACGAACCAGCAAAAGCATAAACAGATTTATATAGCACTGTCACTACACATACACTAGAGTGCAACTTTTGACAATTTTGTTAAGCACTGTACAAGGCTTGTCAAGGCTTACTTTATGTGTACAAACTGTCAAATAGGAGACTTGGTAAAATACAGTTTTCCAACACAccgcgtctgtgtctgtgccacGCAGCAGCAAACCCCTGGTCTGTAATCTAAGGCTGACCGTGGCGGTGTGGCAACGGGGCCCACATCGGTATTGAAGGCTGACTCCTCTTCCCCCTTCCCAGTCGGGGTGTCTGCCTGCCCCAGCTGCGCGTGCAGGGTAGTCCTCCGGCACAGCGGCTGCAGAGCTTAGCTGGAGCACTGCAGAGCTGCAAGCCCTGCAGGGGACAGACCTGCTTGTCCCCGATTGAGGGCGGTGCAGCAAAAAGGTTgtgggctagctagctaacgttcaCGTCAGGCTTTAACGGGCGCGTCATGCGCAAACACGGCATCCACCCAAAGAGCGTACACAGCTTCCACCACAACCCAGTTCAGCGACGTCTGAGGAGTTCGCATATCAGGAGGATTCAGAAACAACCAAACATATCAGTGTAGCTCTACCTGACTTTCCAAAGTAGGATCGGTAAGTAGGCGATATGAATAACcaataatcaataaatattgttttgcttttgcttgAGTCAAATCAAAAAGTCTTGCGAGCTTCGGAACTGTCAATCCAGCTAAATACATTTGTTCGCTGTTgtaaattttagatttttaaattacatttttagattGATTTTCTGAATTTGGGGGGATCCTCTGATATATGATCACCTTCCCTATCCGGGATGGTATCAAATCCAGGAGAGAAAGGTTCTCGCTTAATTCAGACAAGAGaagacttcattttatttcctggttttctgtaaagcgtctttatGACATTGTGACGGTGCCTCTGTAAAAagtgttatacaaataaaacggAATTGAATTTAACTAACTGTTATTCTGTTTTCAAGTTGTAGAGTTTAATTTTATCTAAATGTTATTCTATTTTCAAATTGTACAGTAATCTAAACAGCAAGAAATAAGGTAATTCCTCCGCTGTTACGTTCACTGGTTAGCAGAAAGCTACAAACCACGTACATGGCTACGGTTATTTGAGCTAAGTTTCGATTTCGTTCTATCCCGTAAGTTTCGTTTCTGCCTCGCGCAGGTTTCAGTGCAGCACCTGTCTCGCCATGGCTGACGACATGTCCTCCCTGCTGAGCCTCGAGGAGGAGCTCACGTGCAGTATATGTCTCAGTCCCTTCGAGAGCCCCGTGACCACTCCTTGTGGCCACAATTTTTGTCGAGGTTGCCTGGATTTGACATGGCGGGACAGCGAACAGACGGGACTCGGTTTCAACTGTCCGCAGTGCCGGTCCCACTTCGTCACCAAACCCGAGCTGAGAAAGAACACGGTTCTTGACGCAGTGGTTGACAAGTTCAAATTGAAGTCAAGGGCCGACATCTACAGCGATGTCATGACGACGACGAAGACGGAGCCAGATGCGGCGCCGATTATATGCGACGTTTGCATGGAGGGAAAGGCATGCAAGACCTGCCTCACATGCATGGTGTCCTACTGTGTGGAGCACGTGAGACCACACCTGGAGAACCCGGTTTTTGGCGCGCACCAGCTCCACGAGCCGCTGGCAGACCTGCAGGAGCGCATCTGCCCTGACCACTCAAAAATGATGGAATTCTTCTGCGTCCAGCACGGACGCTGTATTTGCAGCTTCTGTCTGCAGCAGGAGCACAAGGGCTGCACTTTTTGTACGCCAGACGAACAACGGGTTCTGCGGGAGGTGTGTAATTTTCCCCAACTCCGAGCAAAGTTCAGTTTAACTTTTTGGCAGTGAAATCTTCCAACGTTTCAAACACTCATAACTGTGTTTCTTTTCTAGTCTGACTTAAAGAAGAAGCTGTCTCAGCTGTATGGCAAGATTGAGAAGACCCAATTGGTCTTGTCCCAGATGAAGGAACAGCAAAGTGTGCTGAAAGTGAGTATGCATTAGGCATTAGTAAACACTTAAAGCATGTCAATGTGTTCTTATGTACATTCAATTATTCACCACAGTCACCACGAAACATGTTCAACAATGTTGTGCATGTATATTGTATTAGCAGGCATCATGATTATACTTAAAATGGGCTAGAATCTGTTTTCTGATGGTTGACAACTGGACCAAATTAACCAGTTTTTTATCTGAATTATGCATGTGCATAATCATTTTGCACTGATGATGAACCCATTTCATCCGCTCAGTATGGTAATACTTCTGCGCTTGGGTACACACGTGTGCAGAACAATCATAATTAACCTCAAACTTTAAAATCCTCACTGAAATTGGAAtagaatgtttttatattttgatataaAATCCCTGTTTGTTGTTCCTGTTATTCTCAATATAGaactttttggctggaccagcCCTATAtactgtgtgactgagtgagtgatgaagttacaccgcgcatgtctgtgactgagtgatgaagttacaccattggtcagccggttcggtccagccatatactaggttttgacctggtcttgtttttttcctaaCTGGCAAAGATTGAAAAATTTGATCAGAAACAATTGGCTTGTGTTAAGTTTTGTGTGACGTTTTCAAAAGATTCAAATGAATCAAGGGCAGACATTTTATgaaagcagaatttttttttttatgtgaaaaaacTTTTCCAAAAATGTCATGCTTGTCAAGAAACGTTGCAAATGTGCTTTGTCCTTCTTTCTCAATTTCACTGATATGCAGAGTAAACATATATGACGCCAAGGTTTCAAGAGGAAAGGTCATAAATAAATTGGAAACAAATAAGTTGGTGTCCAAGGGAGTAGCCCGCCCACATAAGTTTCTTATCAGTTTCATACAAATGGCTGTCGTCACCACATTGAAAGTGGCACCCCGAGATCAGTAAAAGGATGCTGTTACTCACCATTCGTTCTGTCCACATTCACTTTGAAGTGTTTCTTACTCTCGTAAGTAGCTGGTTAGTTAGACTGCTGTTGTTGGCTAATTTTGGAATAAACGCCAGGGTTCCCACTCGTCCTGGAAAACCTTGAAGACCTGGAAATTTATCgactagttttccagtcatggaaaacacctgtaaaatgagaacatttacaaaatgtcctggaaatatttgtgtggtTCTGGAAAATTGTAGGTTAGGCTATAAGTCAAGCTATTAAACAGGATATTTAGAGCTGAGCTTGCatagttttctgtatttttctccgcttactcatttttattagcaGCTGAGATTACACGGCAGCACAAAGTTTTGAATGGTTATGGTACTTGCACATTCCCAAACCCCCCCCGGTCCACCACCGGCTTTGGGCTACCATTGTTCATGTTTCATGTCTGTACGTCTAAGTCATGGATCTTGTCCTTGAAAAGTGCTGGAAAATGATTTCCTAAAATGAGTGGGAACCCTAAAACGACGTCGTATTTTACAATGTGCAGTGATACGACAGTCACGTGTTTGTTCACCTCAGGACTCGGCGACCAATCGGAAGCGAGAGCTGGAAATGGTGTACAGGCAGATCAGGGAGATGATCGACAGAGACGAGCAGCAGGCCGTGAAGAGTGTggacaaggaggaggagggtgccCAGTCCAAGCTCTTCTCAATGATGAAAAAGTTCGACCTGAACGTGGAGGAGATGAGCAGAGCAAGAGACGGCATCACCCGCCTTTTGGGCCAGACGCAGTCCCTGGCTTTCCTGCAGGTGATGCTCTTGTAGAGCGGCATGCATTCTGTGCCTTTGCCGGAGCAACTCAAAATGTGAACTTCAGGATTCTTTCCATATGACCACTGGGAACCCCAAAAACATGAatcatagaaaatgtatttagcttaaaataatttttttttagcattccTTAGTCATTTGAGAGATTGATAAGGTATGTCAGTTTTTTCACTGAGG
Protein-coding sequences here:
- the LOC118220172 gene encoding E3 ubiquitin/ISG15 ligase TRIM25-like, with amino-acid sequence MADDMSSLLSLEEELTCSICLSPFESPVTTPCGHNFCRGCLDLTWRDSEQTGLGFNCPQCRSHFVTKPELRKNTVLDAVVDKFKLKSRADIYSDVMTTTKTEPDAAPIICDVCMEGKACKTCLTCMVSYCVEHVRPHLENPVFGAHQLHEPLADLQERICPDHSKMMEFFCVQHGRCICSFCLQQEHKGCTFCTPDEQRVLRESDLKKKLSQLYGKIEKTQLVLSQMKEQQSVLKDSATNRKRELEMVYRQIREMIDRDEQQAVKSVDKEEEGAQSKLFSMMKKFDLNVEEMSRARDGITRLLGQTQSLAFLQASVDLPSAVDFEPYAPRLNINTKRAHLESAAALKEYLGNILKQPVDTRVALLKPEIWRSIPVNGEF